The following DNA comes from Sander lucioperca isolate FBNREF2018 chromosome 2, SLUC_FBN_1.2, whole genome shotgun sequence.
ATGATTCAGCTTTGTCGTGTTAGTTTTAGCCACTTTTTGCCTAAAAAGGTGCTCTGTGGAGTTTTTGGCCTCTAGTTGCACTATGGAGCagggttttttatttattttattttttttgtgtgcagttATACGCCAAGAAATGCAGACCGCAAAATAGTAAATATGCATGTAAAGAATGCAGgatttaaaatacttaaaacaacattacttttgtttgtttacaagaaaacttcACAGGGCAACTTTAAGTGCTACTGCTACTTTTAAAACTCTAAAGAGGTACGTGAGAGTGTAATTGAGGTGTTTAACTAAGGAATAATTGCTCTGGCCACAAAAAGTGTGCACGGAGATATAACAACTCAAAAACATTTATTCTGTAATCATGACTAAAACAGAAGCTTCTTTTAACGGCTTATCttaataaatatcttaaaatatTGAATTGTAATAAGAGACAGACATAAAACTAGTTTAATCTATTGTGCAGTAAACCgtggaagagaaaaaagaaagttattatTCTATTCTAACTCTCTCTTCAATGCTTGCTCAGACAATAAACACATTACTGCCTGCTTGGCAGCTATTTTGCAagatactctctctctctgtgtgtgtgtgtgtgtgtgtgtgtgtgtgtgtccattttcTGTTGTCTGCCCTTGAAACTATGCTTTCATTGCAGTGTTTCCCCACACAGACTAATTTGTGGCGGTGCGCCACACAATCAACATCGGCTGCCACATATTGTGTTTCGttattaattttcttttttaacgctatttaaaacacagaGCATATACGTTCAGCtttatttcctttccctgctctcctccgtctctctgtcacacacacacacagtgtctgtctccatgaaaacgagagaagacggctggcgaaattcactaAAGGTtggtgaacacctttacacagtcacacattaaaaagtcctataaaaaatattttatattccgaatacaatgttgtcagtgtgttaatgttggagtcccgacccgactcttagcaaacaagcgattgcgcctgctttagaaagttaactagttgcaaatttgcggtaaaatgcagttgggttgtcgaggtcaaaacactatatgtagcaggtgtgaatcaaataaacttattatgaaTAATGTTATGGGCAGTGttggcctaaaggttaaagaagtgAGCTTGGGACTGGGAGGTCGCTGGTTCAATCCCAAGACTGACAGTACCGAAAGTAAAAGAGCAGCGCTCATCACCATCGCTGagatgcccttgagcaaggcccttaaccccaaccgctccagtggagctgctcagtggccagtaGATCAGACTATGGTTGTACTGGACAGCTTCCAGtaatgaatgtgtaactgtgtgaatgtgacaggtcgttgttgcaaatgagaatttgttctcaatcgacttaacctggataaataaaggttaaataataaaataaataaatgtcatttttttactcttacactgaatgtttgctgcttcaatccagatgagtattgaaaagtattttccgcgactgaaaaaggcacgtgttgaggatgaggaccagcctgaaccggaggtatcagtctgaaacagagctgaacagtcccaccagtgtaattagttatgttattaatttgtttacaattaATAAcaatttcaggcttcaaccagtgctgctcaagcagaaagacagggtcagggagaaagagagagattcgttaggcattgaagaaagagtaggagaggaggatagcatccaacagcgtgtcctcctcagtttttgatacttgattgttacgaaaataatgccacaaattgctttctaatctgtgggaaacactgcattgCCTGGTATAACTGCCAGCTAATTATGGTATCCCAAGAACCATTTGTTTATGCAACACGTGAGCATGTGGAACCATTAGCATCCTCAGAGCTGGATGCGGTATACCTCTCACCTTCGCTTGAGTTCACAGAGTCAGACTGCAGCTTGAGGATGTCTTCAGCACTTCCGTACTTCATGACTGTGTTGATGGACGAGAGCGTGCTGACCAGCTGACTGTTGATGGATCCAAACTGGGACTGGGGCTGACCGAAAGCATCGGCAAGCTCGCTGTAGTTTTCCGCTAGCAGCATTTGTTGCTCCTGCAGAAGCTTCTGCACCCTCTCGATGTAATGGTCCAGTCCGGCGCCCCCCTGGGTCTGAGCTTGCAGTGGTGCAGCCTCCGTCTCAACCTCCACAGTCTCTTTGCTGCTGCTTGTGACAGATTCAGTTGGCTGGGAGGGGCCGCATGCTATGTTCCTGGTTTTTAATCCAACCAAGAAGTTCTCATGGATGCCAACTGGTCCCACCCCACATTCTTTGGTTTTAGTAGAGCTTGATTTGCCAAGGAATGACTCCGCGTCAGTAGTGGTTCCAACAGCAATCGAACGCATCTTTGCTGTTGAGTGAACTTCTTTGATAAGACCGTCCCCAGCAGCAACCGTCCTCGTTTCAATCGCAGCAGTGTTGGTGTGCTTGTCACAAGTGATCAACCCCATGTCAGTAAAAGAGTCGGTCAGGACAGCCGCTTTTGTGTTGGTGGATTTGCTCGCAGCTTCTGTCTCAGTATTGGTATGCTGAGTTGTCGACTCAGGAGCAGCCATGACACCAAAGTCCACTTTGCTGTTATAGTCTGGGTCAGTTCCTTGCGACACCAGCGTCTTGATTGGACCAACGATCACATCCACTGAACAATCTCCGCAGCCAACTGATCTCGACTCTTTGCTCAACTCTGTCATGGGTTTGCAGAGAGCCAAGCTGTCTACCGATTCCTCTGTGTTAACTCCCACCTCACAAACATTCAGTTCCATGCCCACCTGCTGGTGACACGTCTCCACCCGTCTCCCTACACACTGGTCAGTTAGCTCCACACGCTCATGCACCACCCACCGGTCCATCGGGATCTCTGGACCTGTGGCAACATTCTGCATGCTAGGATGACAGGATACTCCTATAGTGTGGCTTTGTAGAGTTTTAGCTGTGTCAGCATGGCTGGATTCTAGATGGTCACCCACTCCCTGGCTGCGCATCTGGACTTTGGCCTCCACACAGGCATTGTACATCTCAGGCCTGGCCATCAAACCTTTGTCTGCTTTCTTCTTGTTAGACCCACCGGCCGCTTGGAGTTCCAGTTTTAGCTTTCCCATCTCTATTTGGTGAGTAGATTCTTTCAGCTGCACCTCCAGACGGTAGATCTTCTCCTTCAGTGCTTCTATGGTCTGCTGCTGGAGGTCGATCTCTCTCTCAGCTTCACTGGTCATGCCCAGCATGGCCTCGGTCACGCCAACCGCAGCGCTGCGCATTTCCTGCTGCTCCGTCGATACTCCCGCATCTCGGAAACAATGTCCATTTGTCCTCTGAGTGACAGGAAGGCTGTTCATGTTTTCATCAGTAACTATGCCAATGGACTTTTGGTGGGCCTGGTTTTGTGTGAGCTTATGAGGCTGAATTTCAGTTACACTATTGTCCTGTGTTGTCTTCTCCAGAGCTTGGACCTCAGCAGCCAGACGTCTGAACTCATCCAGCCGCTGAGCGCTCTGTTCCTGGGCTTCAGGCTCCATGATGTGCAGCTCCGTTTCCTTTTGGATGGGGCCCGGGTTCTCCATTTGGTCGGCACTGCCTACACTGTAGGACCGCTTGCGGAAGCCACCAGGACCTTGATTTTTGGACTGAGCAGCCAATTGTCTTTTCTCTTCCTGAAGAACAGCAATCTTAACCTGTAAGATGGGAATAGTTTTCACCTGCTCCTCTAGCTCTTTCAGCTTCTTGAGGGCCACAACCATCTGCTCCCGGATTTGTTGAAGGTGTAAGGGGCTGACGTTTGTCACAGGCGTGGCCATGCCAGAGCTCATGGGGCTGTGGCGAATGGAGCTGCCCATGGATGGTGGGTAGTAGTGGTTGTACTCTCCATTGGGGAGGTGACCATTGATGGGGAGAGGATGATGGGTGCTGGGAGAGATCTGACTTGGGGCCATGGAGCTTGAGTAAGAGGACAGCGAGCTGCTGGAGCCCATGCCGCCAAAGCTGGCAAGACGGCGGCGGGGCATTGGAGGGTCGCTGTGGGCCTGCATGAGCAGACGCTCCTGTTCGAGCCGAAGACGCGTCTCCATAAGGGTCTTTTCCACTTGGGGGTTGTGACGAGGGGCAAACCTGGGCGAAGGAGGTGGCAGGAGCAGTTTTTGCTCTGTGATGCTCAAGTAGGATTGTTGCTGGGGGACTTCACAGGATGATCTGGAGAGGGTGGGGGTCAGCGGCACAGCGACCTGGGGCCTGGAGTTGAAGAAGACTGGGGACTGCTTGTCGTCGCTGTTGGAGGAGGAAAGGGAGTCTGTGGAGGTCCATTCAGCCTGAGTGCTGCCCCCGCCAGTGCTGCCCCGAGGCACCGCCAAGGGTTTGGCCACTTTGGGTTTCCTCTGGATACTCAGCTTCTTAATGGTGTTGCCCCTCTCAATGTCATCGACATATTTGAGGAAGTCCAGGTCTAGCTGATAACCATAGGGAGTTTCAACATAGTAGGGGACCACAGAGTCCTTTTCATCTTCTGTGCTTGGGCATCTTTGtcctctttctgaaacagagaCCATAAGAACATACTATTAGTTAAGAGTTCTGATTTTAGTGGTTTTATAAAGGCCGCTATATGTCTATAAATGTAACATAAGGTAACTTGTAAAGAAACTATAACAAGAATTTAATAAGGATGCATTTGTTGCCCTGAAGCAGCTTGGGTGTCAGGCAAAGTCTTTCCTCAGCCGCTGACAATCACCATAATTTGACAGTGCGAGTACAAACACGTCTCAAGTTTCTCACACCTCTACTGGAAGAGTGTGAGTGATAATCATTTTGGCAAGGGGTGGTTTA
Coding sequences within:
- the kank1a gene encoding KN motif and ankyrin repeat domain-containing protein 1a isoform X4, whose protein sequence is METRLRLEQERLLMQAHSDPPMPRRRLASFGGMGSSSSLSSYSSSMAPSQISPSTHHPLPINGHLPNGEYNHYYPPSMGSSIRHSPMSSGMATPVTNVSPLHLQQIREQMVVALKKLKELEEQVKTIPILQVKIAVLQEEKRQLAAQSKNQGPGGFRKRSYSVGSADQMENPGPIQKETELHIMEPEAQEQSAQRLDEFRRLAAEVQALEKTTQDNSVTEIQPHKLTQNQAHQKSIGIVTDENMNSLPVTQRTNGHCFRDAGVSTEQQEMRSAAVGVTEAMLGMTSEAEREIDLQQQTIEALKEKIYRLEVQLKESTHQIEMGKLKLELQAAGGSNKKKADKGLMARPEMYNACVEAKVQMRSQGVGDHLESSHADTAKTLQSHTIGVSCHPSMQNVATGPEIPMDRWVVHERVELTDQCVGRRVETCHQQVGMELNVCEVGVNTEESVDSLALCKPMTELSKESRSVGCGDCSVDVIVGPIKTLVSQGTDPDYNSKVDFGVMAAPESTTQHTNTETEAASKSTNTKAAVLTDSFTDMGLITCDKHTNTAAIETRTVAAGDGLIKEVHSTAKMRSIAVGTTTDAESFLGKSSSTKTKECGVGPVGIHENFLVGLKTRNIACGPSQPTESVTSSSKETVEVETEAAPLQAQTQGGAGLDHYIERVQKLLQEQQMLLAENYSELADAFGQPQSQFGSINSQLVSTLSSINTVMKYGSAEDILKLQSDSVNSSEDGSQQLRTERLHMEKISSGLTPADKPASTPAQQQVSAAEQKSRMDLQMSTALHGQPCSQSTLKSIMKKKDGRADSNGTKKNLQFVGVNGGRYETTSSDDSSSEDSSSSGSDEEDEEKEFVGKEEEYKNVEGKHTTKEFQPEGAEDGKKEDKEESSEKQEMRERYELSEKMLAASNVLKTHLSDPKAVSSKDLRACLNTVQHEWFRVSSQKAAVAGMVEDYLGAFGAISAAVLRHIVNMADGNGNTALHYSVSHSNFQVVKKLLDADVCNVNQQNKAGYTPIMLAALAAVESPKDMRIVDELFSKGDVNARASQAGQTGLMLAVSHGRMDMVRALLAHGADVNIQDDEGSTALMCASEHGHVEIVKLLLAQPGCDATLSDSDESNALSIALEAGHKDIAVLLYAHVNFSKAQSPGTPRLGRKTSPSPTRRGMFD
- the kank1a gene encoding KN motif and ankyrin repeat domain-containing protein 1a isoform X2; this translates as MAQTMHVNGNGPERGQRCPSTEDEKDSVVPYYVETPYGYQLDLDFLKYVDDIERGNTIKKLSIQRKPKVAKPLAVPRGSTGGGSTQAEWTSTDSLSSSNSDDKQSPVFFNSRPQVAVPLTPTLSRSSCEVPQQQSYLSITEQKLLLPPPSPRFAPRHNPQVEKTLMETRLRLEQERLLMQAHSDPPMPRRRLASFGGMGSSSSLSSYSSSMAPSQISPSTHHPLPINGHLPNGEYNHYYPPSMGSSIRHSPMSSGMATPVTNVSPLHLQQIREQMVVALKKLKELEEQVKTIPILQVKIAVLQEEKRQLAAQSKNQGPGGFRKRSYSVGSADQMENPGPIQKETELHIMEPEAQEQSAQRLDEFRRLAAEVQALEKTTQDNSVTEIQPHKLTQNQAHQKSIGIVTDENMNSLPVTQRTNGHCFRDAGVSTEQQEMRSAAVGVTEAMLGMTSEAEREIDLQQQTIEALKEKIYRLEVQLKESTHQIEMGKLKLELQAAGGSNKKKADKGLMARPEMYNACVEAKVQMRSQGVGDHLESSHADTAKTLQSHTIGVSCHPSMQNVATGPEIPMDRWVVHERVELTDQCVGRRVETCHQQVGMELNVCEVGVNTEESVDSLALCKPMTELSKESRSVGCGDCSVDVIVGPIKTLVSQGTDPDYNSKVDFGVMAAPESTTQHTNTETEAASKSTNTKAAVLTDSFTDMGLITCDKHTNTAAIETRTVAAGDGLIKEVHSTAKMRSIAVGTTTDAESFLGKSSSTKTKECGVGPVGIHENFLVGLKTRNIACGPSQPTESVTSSSKETVEVETEAAPLQAQTQGGAGLDHYIERVQKLLQEQQMLLAENYSELADAFGQPQSQFGSINSQLVSTLSSINTVMKYGSAEDILKLQSDSVNSSEDGSQQLRTERLHMEKISSGLTPADKPASTPAQQQVSAAEQKSRMDLQMSTALHGQPCSQSTLKSIMKKKDGRADSNGTKKNLQFVGVNGGYETTSSDDSSSEDSSSSGSDEEDEEKEFVGKEEEYKNVEGKHTTKEFQPEGAEDGKKEDKEESSEKQEMRERYELSEKMLAASNVLKTHLSDPKAVSSKDLRACLNTVQHEWFRVSSQKAAVAGMVEDYLGAFGAISAAVLRHIVNMADGNGNTALHYSVSHSNFQVVKKLLDADVCNVNQQNKAGYTPIMLAALAAVESPKDMRIVDELFSKGDVNARASQAGQTGLMLAVSHGRMDMVRALLAHGADVNIQDDEGSTALMCASEHGHVEIVKLLLAQPGCDATLSDSDESNALSIALEAGHKDIAVLLYAHVNFSKAQSPGTPRLGRKTSPSPTRRGMFD
- the kank1a gene encoding KN motif and ankyrin repeat domain-containing protein 1a isoform X1 gives rise to the protein MAQTMHVNGNGPERGQRCPSTEDEKDSVVPYYVETPYGYQLDLDFLKYVDDIERGNTIKKLSIQRKPKVAKPLAVPRGSTGGGSTQAEWTSTDSLSSSNSDDKQSPVFFNSRPQVAVPLTPTLSRSSCEVPQQQSYLSITEQKLLLPPPSPRFAPRHNPQVEKTLMETRLRLEQERLLMQAHSDPPMPRRRLASFGGMGSSSSLSSYSSSMAPSQISPSTHHPLPINGHLPNGEYNHYYPPSMGSSIRHSPMSSGMATPVTNVSPLHLQQIREQMVVALKKLKELEEQVKTIPILQVKIAVLQEEKRQLAAQSKNQGPGGFRKRSYSVGSADQMENPGPIQKETELHIMEPEAQEQSAQRLDEFRRLAAEVQALEKTTQDNSVTEIQPHKLTQNQAHQKSIGIVTDENMNSLPVTQRTNGHCFRDAGVSTEQQEMRSAAVGVTEAMLGMTSEAEREIDLQQQTIEALKEKIYRLEVQLKESTHQIEMGKLKLELQAAGGSNKKKADKGLMARPEMYNACVEAKVQMRSQGVGDHLESSHADTAKTLQSHTIGVSCHPSMQNVATGPEIPMDRWVVHERVELTDQCVGRRVETCHQQVGMELNVCEVGVNTEESVDSLALCKPMTELSKESRSVGCGDCSVDVIVGPIKTLVSQGTDPDYNSKVDFGVMAAPESTTQHTNTETEAASKSTNTKAAVLTDSFTDMGLITCDKHTNTAAIETRTVAAGDGLIKEVHSTAKMRSIAVGTTTDAESFLGKSSSTKTKECGVGPVGIHENFLVGLKTRNIACGPSQPTESVTSSSKETVEVETEAAPLQAQTQGGAGLDHYIERVQKLLQEQQMLLAENYSELADAFGQPQSQFGSINSQLVSTLSSINTVMKYGSAEDILKLQSDSVNSSEDGSQQLRTERLHMEKISSGLTPADKPASTPAQQQVSAAEQKSRMDLQMSTALHGQPCSQSTLKSIMKKKDGRADSNGTKKNLQFVGVNGGRYETTSSDDSSSEDSSSSGSDEEDEEKEFVGKEEEYKNVEGKHTTKEFQPEGAEDGKKEDKEESSEKQEMRERYELSEKMLAASNVLKTHLSDPKAVSSKDLRACLNTVQHEWFRVSSQKAAVAGMVEDYLGAFGAISAAVLRHIVNMADGNGNTALHYSVSHSNFQVVKKLLDADVCNVNQQNKAGYTPIMLAALAAVESPKDMRIVDELFSKGDVNARASQAGQTGLMLAVSHGRMDMVRALLAHGADVNIQDDEGSTALMCASEHGHVEIVKLLLAQPGCDATLSDSDESNALSIALEAGHKDIAVLLYAHVNFSKAQSPGTPRLGRKTSPSPTRRGMFD
- the kank1a gene encoding KN motif and ankyrin repeat domain-containing protein 1a isoform X3, with protein sequence METDAWEMFERGQRCPSTEDEKDSVVPYYVETPYGYQLDLDFLKYVDDIERGNTIKKLSIQRKPKVAKPLAVPRGSTGGGSTQAEWTSTDSLSSSNSDDKQSPVFFNSRPQVAVPLTPTLSRSSCEVPQQQSYLSITEQKLLLPPPSPRFAPRHNPQVEKTLMETRLRLEQERLLMQAHSDPPMPRRRLASFGGMGSSSSLSSYSSSMAPSQISPSTHHPLPINGHLPNGEYNHYYPPSMGSSIRHSPMSSGMATPVTNVSPLHLQQIREQMVVALKKLKELEEQVKTIPILQVKIAVLQEEKRQLAAQSKNQGPGGFRKRSYSVGSADQMENPGPIQKETELHIMEPEAQEQSAQRLDEFRRLAAEVQALEKTTQDNSVTEIQPHKLTQNQAHQKSIGIVTDENMNSLPVTQRTNGHCFRDAGVSTEQQEMRSAAVGVTEAMLGMTSEAEREIDLQQQTIEALKEKIYRLEVQLKESTHQIEMGKLKLELQAAGGSNKKKADKGLMARPEMYNACVEAKVQMRSQGVGDHLESSHADTAKTLQSHTIGVSCHPSMQNVATGPEIPMDRWVVHERVELTDQCVGRRVETCHQQVGMELNVCEVGVNTEESVDSLALCKPMTELSKESRSVGCGDCSVDVIVGPIKTLVSQGTDPDYNSKVDFGVMAAPESTTQHTNTETEAASKSTNTKAAVLTDSFTDMGLITCDKHTNTAAIETRTVAAGDGLIKEVHSTAKMRSIAVGTTTDAESFLGKSSSTKTKECGVGPVGIHENFLVGLKTRNIACGPSQPTESVTSSSKETVEVETEAAPLQAQTQGGAGLDHYIERVQKLLQEQQMLLAENYSELADAFGQPQSQFGSINSQLVSTLSSINTVMKYGSAEDILKLQSDSVNSSEDGSQQLRTERLHMEKISSGLTPADKPASTPAQQQVSAAEQKSRMDLQMSTALHGQPCSQSTLKSIMKKKDGRADSNGTKKNLQFVGVNGGRYETTSSDDSSSEDSSSSGSDEEDEEKEFVGKEEEYKNVEGKHTTKEFQPEGAEDGKKEDKEESSEKQEMRERYELSEKMLAASNVLKTHLSDPKAVSSKDLRACLNTVQHEWFRVSSQKAAVAGMVEDYLGAFGAISAAVLRHIVNMADGNGNTALHYSVSHSNFQVVKKLLDADVCNVNQQNKAGYTPIMLAALAAVESPKDMRIVDELFSKGDVNARASQAGQTGLMLAVSHGRMDMVRALLAHGADVNIQDDEGSTALMCASEHGHVEIVKLLLAQPGCDATLSDSDESNALSIALEAGHKDIAVLLYAHVNFSKAQSPGTPRLGRKTSPSPTRRGMFD